aaatatttgattttttccgTTCAGTTTTTGGTGGTTTTctattttagtttgtttttagGCTATTgtcgataaaaaatttatttcgggGAAATATTGTTTCggatttttgaatatattgaatactTGCGTCGAAATTTTAATATCGGATCAGAATTgcggaaaaaattatttggaaacgTTAATTCGGTCGATATTTCAGTGCATCAACACTTGTAAGtgaaacataatttatatatcatactgtataatatttatttatcgaaattttccatttttatcctaattatagaaaaattcgaTTTATTTCAGAGTGAAATCCATTGTTCGATgctttgaaacatttttaactAACCGAAATTTTTCGCAGGTATTTTCAGAATATCCCCCGTACTCATTTCTTACAATCTTTTCCCTCGTAGTCGCCAGAATCTTCCACGCTATTTTCAAAATCTCCCTCGTAATCATTGGAATCTAGTTCGGAGTCATTAGAATCTTCCTAAGCATTTTCAGAATCTCCCTCGTAGTCATTAGAATCACTTTCGTAGGTATTAGAATCTCCCTCGtagtattcattatttttcaagacaTTTTCAGAATCTCCCTCGTAGTCACctatattaaaaacattttcagaaTCTCCCTCGTAGTCATTAGAATCACTTTCTTATGTATTAGAATCTCCCTCGTAGTCTTTATTAGTTTCCTAGACATTTTCAGAATCTCCCTCGTAGTCACCTATATTAACTCAAACATTTTCAGAATCTCCCTCGTAGTCACctatattaaaaacattttcagaaTCTCCCTCGTAGTCATTAGAATCACTTTCTTATGTATTAGAATCTCCCTCGTAGTCTTTATTAGTTTCCTAGACATTTTCAGAATCTCCCTCGTAGTCACCTATATTAACTCAAACATTTTCAGAATCTCCCTCGTAGTCATTAGAATCACTTTCTTAGGTATTAGAATCTCCCTCGTAGTCTTTATTAGTTTCCTAGACATTTTCAGAATCTCCCTCGTAGTCATTAGAATCACTTTCTTATGTATTAGAATCTCCCTCGTAGTCTTTATTAGTTTCCTAGACATTTTCAGAATCTCCCTCGTAGTCACCTATATTAACTCAAACATTTTCAGAATCTCCCTCGTAGTCATTAGAATCACTTTCTTAGGTATTAGAATCTCCCTCGTAGTCTTTATTAGTTTCCTAGACATTTTCAGAATCTCCCTCGTAGTCACCTATATTAACTCAAACATTTTCAGAATCTCCCTCGTAGTCAGTTATATTAACTCAAACATTTTCAGAATCTCCCCCGTAATCATTAGTATCTTTTTCTCGTAGTCACTTTTCAGAAAGTCCCTCGTAGTTAATCTTTTCCGGTAAATACGGAATGTTTTTAGGTTACGAAGAATTTTTTTGGCCGATAAACATTTTCGACGATTTGGTCATAAATATTTCGGCTGCCGTTATGATTCACGATGATAGTTacgaaaaaatagaaatcattttattagaaaatatcttgcaagaagaaattataaattatttattagctaCTGAAATATGGTGTCTTTTATTGAGGTAACATTTACAATTGATAGTAAAATTTGGGGTCGATTCTCTATTCACTTCGTGTTGTACATTTTAACTGGAATATGCAACGTGTTATTTGATACGAATAAATTCAATCCGCGATATATATACATCTTTTTCTAGCCAATGGTTTTATATGTGtaagaaaaagatgaattaaATCTATCTAAAAAGAGAAtcttatttattagaaatgagTGCGAGAGAGATGCATATTGTCGTGTATGATTCAGAATCAGCTCGAGGTGCGATCGGttcttaattattaataacagtTCCAAATTAACGTGTTTTTGATTCCGTATCAGTTTAAATGTTTAGTACGGGCGATTATACCAAAATATGTTTGGAAATTTGAGGGTTTCGAATTGGGAGATGATATACGAGGGGTggttcataaataatttttttaattttagaaattctaAACCTCATTTTCGCGTCGAtgtttttactaatttaataaaaatatattcccaATTAGATTTCGGTAAAAACACTCATCGATTAGAAAACGTTTATCTGTTGTCTTTTATACGAAGGGCGTTTGAAATTTTACCGGATTATTTAAAGTGTCAAATAGTTCAAAGTGTTGATATTGGAAAAGATGTTTGGAAACGTATcggtttcaaatattttcccaAACAATTGGCATCTATTATTGAATGTGTGTATTCGGAAACGTTGGAactgattgaaaaattgaataatggCGATTTTGGATGCATGgaattagtttttttggtaAGTAACGTttggttgaatattttttttgatatttcgataaaaaaatgtttttttattattatttttttatatataaaacgacgttttaaaaaaaatttagcgTTTTAAAGAATCCATTGAACAGAACCGGACTTGGCTCGAATtgtatgttttaaaaaaatttgaaatcaaataattgaaaaaaattcagtttttattggatcattacattaaaatttgaagaaaaaaaataattttttgataaaatcaagtaaaatcgaaaaaaaaagtttaaaacataattttttcccaaataaGATggtcaaatgaaaaatttttcaacgtatCTCGTCCCTTCAGACGGTCCTGGATTTGAAATTTACTTTTCTGATTCCATTCGATTCGTTTTCCCAACAATCGATTTAATTTCATGCATTCCTATTCTCGATTcctcaaaaacaaaattggtttCGATTCATTCGAGTGTCATATTGTGTTCAAGTCGATTGTCATATTTTGACGTTTAGGactaaaaaattttagattCGTTTCGATTCAGTTTCTCAAAAATCGATTCATCTTATTATCGATTCTTTACAACGAATGATTCTTCTAAAACATCGATTCAAATTCGTGCTTTCTTATtctcgatttttcaaaaataatcgaaattattttcgattcgagtgtaattttattttgaatcgatTAACGTCGTGACGATTTTCGATTAGTTTTCTCAAAATGGTGTATCcgattttccaaaaatcgaTTCAATTTCATCCATTCCTATTCTCGattcttcaaaaacaaaattggtttCGATTCATTCGAGTATCATATTGTGTTCAAATCGATTGTCATATTTTGACGTTTAGGactaaaaaattttagattCGTTTCGATTCAGTTTCTCAAAAATCGATTCATCCTATAATCGATTCTTTACAAAGAATGATTCTTCTAAAACATCGATTCAAATTCGTGCTTTTTTATTCTCGATTCTTCAAAAACAATCGAAATTATTTTCGATTCGagtgtaattttattttgaatcgatTAACGTCGTGACGATTTTCGATTAGTTTTCTTAGAATTGGGTATctgattttccaaaaatcgaTTCAATTTCATTCATTCCTATTCTCGattcttcaaaaacaaaattggtttCGATTCATTCGAGTGTCATATTGTGTTCAAATCGATTGTCATATTTTGACGTTTAGGactaaaaaattttagattCGTTTCGATTCAGTTTCCGAAAAATCGATTCATCTTATTATCGATTCTTTACAACGaatgatttttctaaaatactTTCGATTCGACTATCgtattattttcaaatcgattgtcgtatttttatcaaatctgTAATCGTATTTTGACGTTTAGGACTAATACATTTTTCGATTCTTgtaaaataatcgattcttttgGAGTTAATGACGTATAGAATCGTTCGCGTTCGATTCGTTCCTTTAGAGGGTGATTGCGTCTAGATATCGAATAATGGACAGGACCGGCTCAAACTTTTTCTAGCGACGTTTCCTAGAAATGTCATGTACGGGGGAGAGTTGTGATTATTAACTTTCTTTTAGGCggaaaattttaatagtttatCGACGGTGAAATACGAGGAAACGAATATACCACGCGCGAATTTATTAAATGCGATCGACAATGTTTGGAAATTGGAATTCACCGATACgactaataatttattcaaatattttatcgtatcgttttttaaaataacgaCCAATTTTCTTTTGGAATTCAACAACAAACAATTATATTCGGTGAGTCACAATATTATCTATCgttgtttgaataatttttttatttaaattaatcctTATGacgtattattattttttttttattacgaatGATTGAGGTATGCAAAATGTATTGTGACTTTAAAAATGCGAATGtgtcataaaaaaaatactttaaactTTGTTTTGAACTGTTCGTTTTTCGATATTAATatgaacaaaacaattttttaatacattttcagcTTGTTTACCATCCCTTTCGATTCCTGGTTATCCTCAACCttcttttcctagttttttcacccccaatctttcaaaattcatctgtACGTCATTTAATCATctcgatcttctttttttttgtatccaccATCATTTCAGTCttcgttttcatccattttcatcctGTTTACCATCCCTTTCGATTCCTGGTTATCCTCAACCttcttttcctagttttttcacccccaatctttcaaaattcatctgtACGTCATTTAATCATctcgatcttctttttttttgtatccaccATCATTTCAGTCttcgttttcatccattttcagcTTGTTTACCATCCCTTTCGATTCCTGGTTATCCTCAACCttcttttcctagttttttcacccccaatctttcaaaattcatctgtACGTCATTTAATCATctcgatcttctttttttttgtatccaccATCATTTCAGTCttcgttttcatccattttcagcTTGTTTACCATCCCTTTCGATTCCTGGTTATCCTCAACCttcttttcctagttttttcacccccaatctttcaaaattcatctgtACGTCATTTAATCATctcgatcttcttttttttttgtatccaccATCATTTCAGTCttcgttttcatccattttcagcTTGTTTACCATCCCTTTCGATTCCTGGTTATCCTCAACCttcttttcctagtttttttcacccccaatctttcaaaattcatctgtACGTCATTTAATCATctcgatcttctttttttttgtatccaccATCATTTCAGTCttcgttttcatccattttcagcTTGTTTACCATCCCTTTCGATTCCTGGTTATCCTCAACCttcttttcctagtttttttcacccccaatctttcaaaattcatctgtACGTCATTTAATCATctcgatcttctttttttttgtatccaccATCATTTCAGTCttcgttttcatccattttcatcctGTTTACCATCCCTTTCGATTCCTGGTTATCCTCAACCttcttttcctagttttttcacccccaatctttcaaaattcatctgtACGTCATTTAATCATctcgatcttctttttttttgtatccaccATCATTTCAGTCttcgttttcatccattttcagcTTGTTTACCATCCCTTTCGATTCCTGGTTATCCTCAACCttcttttcctagttttttcacccccaatctttcaaaattcatctgtACGTCATTTAATCATctcgatcttcttttttttttgtatccaccATCATTTCAGTCttcgttttcatccattttcagcTTGTTTACCATCCCTTTCGATTCCTGGTTATCCTCAACCttcttttcctagtttttttcacccccaatctttcaaaattcatctgtACGTCATTTAATCATctcgatcttctttttttttgtatccaccATCATTTCAGTCttcgttttcatccattttcagcTTGTTTACCATCCCTTTCGATTCCTGGTTATCCTCAACCttcttttcctagtttttttcacccccaatctttcaaaattcatctgtACGTCATTTAATCATctcgatcttctttttttttgtatccaccATCATTTCAGTCttcgttttcatccattttcatacTGTTTACCATCCCTTTCGATTCCTGGTTATCCTCAACCttcttttcctagttttttcacccccaatctttcaaaattcatctgtACGTCATTTAATCATctcgatcttctttttttttgtatccaccATCATTTCAGTCttcgttttcatccattttcatacTGTTTACCATCCCTTTCGATTCCTGGTTATCCTCAACCttcttttcctagttttttcacccccaatctttcaaaattcatctgtACGTCATTTAATCATctcgatcttctttttttttgtatccaccATCATTTCAGTCttcgttttcatccattttcagcTTGTTTACCATCCCTTTCGATTCCTGGTTATCCTCAACCttcttttcctagttttttcacccccaatctttcaaaattcatctgtACGTCATTTAATCATctcgatcttctttttttttgtatccaccATCATTTCAGTCttcgttttcatccattttcagcTTGTTTACCATCCCTTTCGATTCCTGGTTATCCTCAACCttcttttcctagttttttcacccccaatctttcaaaattcatctgtACGTCATTTAATCATctcgatcttctttttttttgtatccaccATCATTTCAGTCttcgttttcatccattttcatcctGTTTACCATCCCTTTCGATTCCTGGTTATCCTCAACCttcttttcctagttttttcacccccaatctttcaaaattcatctgtACGTCATTTAATCATctcgatcttctttttttttgtatccaccATCATTTCAGTCttcgttttcatccattttcagcTTGTTTACCATCCCTTTCGATTCCTGGTTATCCTCAACCttcttttcctagttttttcacccccaatctttcaaaattcatctgtACGTCATTTAATCATctcgatcttctttttttttgtatccaccATCATTTCAGTCttcgttttcatccattttcagcTTGTTTACCATCCCTTTCGATTCCTGGTTATCCTCAACCttcttttcctagttttttcacccccaatctttcaaaattcatctgtACGTCATTTAATCATctcgatcttcttttttttttgtatccaccATCATTTCAGTCttcgttttcatccattttcagcTTGTTTACCATCCCTTTCGATTCCTGGTTATCCTCAACCttcttttcctagtttttttcacccccaatctttcaaaattcatctgtACGTCATTTAATCATctcgatcttctttttttttgtatccaccATCATTTCAGTCttcgttttcatccattttcagcTTGTTTACCATCCCTTTCGATTCCTGGTTATCCTCAACCttcttttcctagtttttttcacccccaatctttcaaaattcatctgtACGTCATTTAATCATctcgatcttctttttttttgtatccaccATCATTTCAGTCttcgttttcatccattttcatcctGTTTACCATCCCTTTCGATTCCTGGTTATCCTCAACCttcttttcctagttttttcacccccaatctttcaaaattcatctgtACGTCATTTAATCATctcgatcttctttttttttgtatccaccATCATTTCAGTCttcgttttcatccattttcagcTTGTTTACCATCCCTTTCGATTCCTGGTTATCCTCAACCttcttttcctagttttttcacccccaatctttcaaaattcatctgtACGTCATTTAATCATctcgatcttcttttttttttgtatccaccATCATTTCAGTCttcgttttcatccattttcagcTTGTTTACCATCCCTTTCGATTCCTGGTTATCCTCAACCttcttttcctagtttttttcacccccaatctttcaaaattcatctgtACGTCATTTAATCATctcgatcttctttttttttgtatccaccATCATTTCAGTCttcgttttcatccattttcagcTTGTTTACCATCCCTTTCGATTCCTGGTTATCCTCAACCttcttttcctagtttttttcacccccaatctttcaaaattcatctgtACGTCATTTAATCATctcgatcttctttttttttgtatccaccATCATTTCAGTCttcgttttcatccattttcatacTGTTTACCATCCCTTTCGATTCCTGGTTATCCTCAACCttcttttcctagttttttcacccccaatctttcaaaattcatctgtACGTCATTTAATCATctcgatcttctttttttttgtatccaccATCATTTCAGTCttcgttttcatccattttcatacTGTTTACCATCCCTTTCGATTCCTGGTTATCCTCAACCttcttttcctagttttttcacccccaatctttcaaaattcatctgtACGTCATTTAATCATctcgatcttctttttttttgtatccaccATCATTTCAGTCttcgttttcatccattttcagcTTGTTTACCATCCCTTTCGATTCCTGGTTATCCTCAACCttcttttcctagttttttcacccccaatctttcaaaattcatctgtACGTCATTTAATCATctcgatcttctttttttttgtatccaccATCATTTCAGTCttcgttttcatccattttcagcTTGTTTACCATCCCTTTCGATTCCTGGTTATCCTCAACCttcttttcctagttttttcacccccaatctttcaaaattcatctgtACGTCATTTAATCATctcgatcttctttttttttgtatccaccATCATTTCAGTCttcgttttcatccattttcatcctGTTTACCATCCCTTTCGATTCCTGGTTATCCTCAACCttcttttcctagttttttcacccccaatctttcaaaattcatctgtACGTCATTTAATCATctcgatcttctttttttttgtatccaccATCATTTCAGTCttcgttttcatccattttcagcTTGTTTACCATCCCTTTCGATTCCTGGTTATCCTCAACCttcttttcctagttttttcacccccaatctttcaaaattcatctgtACGTCATTTAATCATctcgatcttctttttttttgtatccaccATCATTTCAGTCttcgttttcatccattttcagcTTGTTTACCATCCCTTTCGATTCCTGGTTATCCTCAACCttcttttcctagttttttcacccccaatctttcaaaattcatctgtACGTCATTTAATCATctcgatcttctttttttttgtatccaccATCATTTCAGTCttcgttttcatccattttcagcTTGTTTACCATCCCTTTCGATTCCTGGTTATCCTCAACCttcttttcctagttttttcacccccaatctttcaaaattcatctgtACGTCATTTAATCATctcgatcttctttttttttgtatccaccATCATTTCAGTCttcgttttcatccattttcatacTGTTTACCATCCCTTTCGATTCCTGGTTATCCTCAACCTTCATTTCCTAGTTTTTTCACCcccaatctttcaaaattcatctgtACGTCATTTAATCATctcgatcttctttttttttgtatccaccATCATTTCAGTCttcgttttcatccattttcatacTGTTTACCATCCCTTTCGATTCCTGGTTATCCTCAACCTTCATTTCCTAGTTTTTTCACCcccaatctttcaaaattcatctgtACGTCATTTAATCATctcgatcttctttttttttgtatccaccATCATTTCAGTCttcgttttcatccattttcatcctGTTTACCATCCCTTTCGATTCCTGGTTATCCTCAACCttcttttcctagttttttcacccccaatctttcaaaattcatctgtACGTCATTTAATCATctcgatcttctttttttttgtatccaccATCATTTCAGTCttcgttttcatccattttcagcTTGTTTACCATCCCTTTCGATTCCTGGTTATCCTCAACCttcttttcctagttttttcacccccaatctttcaaaattcatctgtACGTCATTTAATCATctcgatcttcttttttttttgtatccaccATCATTTCAGTCttcgttttcatccattttcatcctGTTTACCATCCCTTTCGATTCCTGGTTATCCTCAACCttcttttcctagttttttcacccccaatctttcaaaattcatctgtACGTCATTTAATCATctcgatcttcttttttttgtatccaCCATCATTTCAGTCttcgttttcatccattttcatcctGTTTACCATCCCTTTCGATTCCTGGTTATCCTCAACCttcttttcctagttttttcacccccaatctttcaaaattcatctgtACGTCATTTAATCATctcgatcttctttttttttgtatccaccATCATTTCAGTCttcgttttcatccattttcatcctGTTTACCATCCCTTTCGATTCCTGGTTATCCTCAACCttcttttcctagttttttcacccccaatctttcaaaattcatctgtACGTCATTTAATCATctcgatcttcttttttttttgtatccaccATCATTTCAGTCttcgttttcatccattttcatcctGTTTACCATCCCTTTCGATTCCTGGTTATCCTCAACCttcttttcctagttttttcacccccaatctttcaaaattcatctgtACGTCATTTAATCATctcgatcttctttttttttgtatccaccATCATTTCAGTCttcgttttcatccattttcatcctGTTTACCATCCCTTTCGATTCCTGGTTATCCTCAACCttcttttcctagttttttcacccccaatctttcaaaattcatctgtACGTCATTTAATCATctcgatcttctttttttttgtatccaccATCATTTCAGTCttcgttttcatccattttcatcctGTTTACCATCCCTTTCGATTCCTGGTTATCCTCAACCttcttttcctagttttttcacccccaatctttcaaaattcatctgtACGTCATTTAATCATctcgatcttcttttttttgtatccaCCATCATTTCAGTCttcgttttcatccattttcatcctGTTTACCATCCCTTTCGATTCCTGGTTATCCTCAACCttcttttcctagttttttcacccccaatctttcaaaattcatctgtACGTCATTTAATCATctcgatcttctttttttttgtatccaccATCATTTCAGTCttcgttttcatccattttcatcctGTTTACCATCCCTTTCGATTCCTGGTTATCCTCAACCttcttttcctagttttttcacccccaatctttcaaaattcatctgtACGTCATTTAATCATctcgatcttctttttttttgtatccaccATCATTTCAGTCttcgttttcatccattttcatcctGTTTACCATCCCTTTCGATTCCTGGTTATCCTCAACCttcttttcctagttttttcacccccaatctttcaaaattcatctgtACGTCATTTAATCATctcgatcttctttttttttgtatccaccATCATTTCAGTCttcgttttcatccattttcatcctGTTTACCATCCCTTTCGATTCCTGGTTATCCTCAACCttcttttcctagttttttcacccccaatctttcaaaattcatctgtACGTCATTTAATCATctcgatcttctttttttttgtatccaccATCATTTCAGTCttcgttttcatccattttcatcctGTTTACCATCCCTTTCGATTCCTGGTTATCCTCAACCttcttttcctagttttttcacccccaatctttcaaaattcatctgtACGTCATTTAATCATctcgatcttctttttttttgtatccaccATCATTTCAGTCttcgttttcatccattttcatcctGTTTACCATCCCTTTCGATTCCTGGTTATCCTCAACCttcttttcctagttttttcacccccaatctttcaaaattcatctgtACGTCATTTAATCATctcgatcttctttttttttgtatccaccATCATTTCAGTCttcgttttcatccattttcatcctGTTTACCATCCCTTTCGATTCCTGGTTATCCTCAACCttcttttcctagttttttcaCTTCCAATCTTTCAAAATCTGTTCTGTGTACGCCATTTTGTTGTGGATTTGTGTTGTAATCAATTACGGTCTTCCATTACAGGTATTGAACCACCTGACACGTCTTTCCACTATCGACTATCTCAAATTGCACATTTGTTTCATGTTGAAACTTTTTTGCGAGTTAGACGAAAACAAATTGGGTCAAGACGGTTGCGtcatgtacaaaattttttccaacGTTTTATCCAATATTTTGCTCACCTCCGGTAACATAATCAAACAGGAAGttttggaaattttggaaatattgtcgAAAAAGGGTAAATTTGACGTGGTGAGAGACGTTTTGACCGCTTGTGCTAACGACAGACCCCTGCGAGATACGATATCGGAttttttgcgaaaaaaaatcgataaaccgacgaattacgaaaaatatttgaaaaatctcgCGGGATCGAAGCAAAAACACGCTTGCGTCGAGTGGAAAACCCCAAACGTCGGCgggaagaaaataaaattggataTCGTCGATACCGATCCGAATGCGGCGAATAGAACGAAAGGAAAATTGAATAGTTTTCggtttaaaactaaaaaaacccCCGAGGAGGAAAAACCGAaagaaaaatctacaaaaacCGATGATTTCGACGATAATATCGATGAGGTTATATCGAGGTTGAAGGGAGAAGTGAAATGTCTATTGAAGGTTTCGAAAACCGATAAACTGACTCCCAAAAACGCGTCCGATTTGAAAATACTCGCGAATCAATTGTTGTCGTTGCTCTAagatatttttctgtatttttaataaatttttttcgatatttttattcgttttttcatttgataaattCCTGTCCTTCGTTAACTTCGTTTTTTTCGAAGAATcgatttttaatcgattctcATTAATTTAGAACTTGCGTGTGAATACTCTTTGAAAATCGGTGATGTACAGAGTGGTTGACGCTTAACGAGACGAAATCCAATGATAAAATGACTAAATTTCAAACTCCTTTGGTATTTAATCTATtgaatatatacagaatgtcataaatcgaaagaaaataaatttcgatgggacaatctatataatatattgtagaattgaaaaaaatacaccAACAGTCGCAGTTTATTGGAGAAAACTTTCgctttttatcaataaattacgatatatttgaatatttttaatggaacaccctgtattatatcGTAGAATCAGTTACGTAAAAAAATCGACAGTTTTTTGAGGAATTCTGACGCCTATTATCgataaatttcgatttatttgattattttcgcaaaaactataagaaaaaataattttttttcaaaaaattatat
This DNA window, taken from Diorhabda sublineata isolate icDioSubl1.1 chromosome 4, icDioSubl1.1, whole genome shotgun sequence, encodes the following:
- the LOC130442957 gene encoding uncharacterized protein LOC130442957, coding for MNVENNVCGDKLTEEKCINLQSALSGLSSETGNPEFLENIKTCMGFMSTFDISEVEQQLLQWVLPVLKNTLQKAFDDNFLLSDTCEDDFVLKELSGNLKLILQLLEILKEILEFIVKNSEIHLHNVENVVVVSVQVISLTFDHYRKSPESFKEHFNQDLLDIFDLIQNVHSLYFQFLEQCELPTDEKDVEILLDVLDNLVTISENLFSLNLKSLVINWKGYVGVAIKFSVVLKDRVDLKRPTLYITTLICDRLLSTKNPYPMQLSNTQIIQISGFLVKVALKLFETFWDNRNNFMNDIMEFCCSVYSFIPKKFSTTEFPVETSKLIEDMIFVHTKPFIRILLLDDFLPKAIVDKKFISGKYCFGFLNILNTCVEILISDQNCGKNYLETLIRSIFQCINTCYEEFFWPINIFDDLVINISAAVMIHDDSYEKIEIILLENILQEEIINYLLATEIWCLLLRNSKPHFRVDVFTNLIKIYSQLDFGKNTHRLENVYLLSFIRRAFEILPDYLKCQIVQSVDIGKDVWKRIGFKYFPKQLASIIECVYSETLELIEKLNNGDFGCMELVFLAENFNSLSTVKYEETNIPRANLLNAIDNVWKLEFTDTTNNLFKYFIVSFFKITTNFLLEFNNKQLYSVLNHLTRLSTIDYLKLHICFMLKLFCELDENKLGQDGCVMYKIFSNVLSNILLTSGNIIKQEVLEILEILSKKGKFDVVRDVLTACANDRPLRDTISDFLRKKIDKPTNYEKYLKNLAGSKQKHACVEWKTPNVGGKKIKLDIVDTDPNAANRTKGKLNSFRFKTKKTPEEEKPKEKSTKTDDFDDNIDEVISRLKGEVKCLLKVSKTDKLTPKNASDLKILANQLLSLL